A stretch of the Gemmatimonas sp. UBA7669 genome encodes the following:
- a CDS encoding nucleotide exchange factor GrpE, which translates to MTDSATDPIDPTVTADAQSTDAQTTEATVDAMSTGAEQGEATPIEAAQREIADLKDKHLRLAAEFDNFRRRAAKERQEAGWRAQGELVRGLLDVLDDITRFATVDPSTLDSKTVVDGIQLVEKKLHKSLAGHGFEVIDATGKAFDPALHEAVSTAPAASAEEDGVVAVCFQSGYVINGHVLRPARVVVKQWNGN; encoded by the coding sequence ATGACTGATTCCGCCACGGATCCGATCGACCCCACCGTGACCGCTGACGCGCAGAGCACCGACGCGCAGACTACCGAGGCCACGGTCGACGCCATGTCGACCGGTGCCGAACAGGGTGAGGCCACGCCGATCGAAGCTGCGCAGCGCGAGATTGCTGACCTCAAGGACAAGCATCTGCGCCTGGCCGCCGAGTTCGACAACTTCCGTCGCCGCGCCGCAAAGGAGCGGCAGGAAGCCGGCTGGCGCGCACAGGGTGAACTCGTGCGCGGTCTGCTTGACGTGCTGGACGACATCACGCGCTTTGCCACCGTCGATCCGTCCACGCTCGACAGCAAGACCGTCGTGGACGGTATTCAGCTCGTCGAGAAGAAGCTGCACAAGTCGCTGGCTGGTCACGGCTTCGAAGTCATCGACGCCACCGGCAAGGCGTTTGACCCCGCGCTGCACGAAGCGGTGAGCACGGCACCCGCCGCGTCGGCCGAGGAAGACGGCGTGGTCGCGGTGTGCTTCCAGTCTGGTTACGTGATCAACGGCCACGTGCTGCGTCCCGCGCGCGTCGTCGTGAAGCAGTGGAACGGG